A section of the Mangifera indica cultivar Alphonso chromosome 12, CATAS_Mindica_2.1, whole genome shotgun sequence genome encodes:
- the LOC123192280 gene encoding 50S ribosomal protein L21, mitochondrial, with translation MAHRRCLHALSRQAAAIFSLKTPQPSLSNLISFKIITRTQHQSDISSKFGTSWSTPWSYSRHFCSNKNGDDDDDDDDEDEDYETEASSGEEEDDDTVPQLQRQYTVEEKEAEAAEIGYKLVGPLQKLERVFKPYEPVFAIVQIGSHQFKVSNGDSIFTERLKFCEVNDKLILNKVLLLGSQNQTIIGRPIVPDATVHAIVEEHALDAKVIIFKKKRRKNYRRTKGHRQELTKLRIIDIQGIEKPEKEKVAVAE, from the exons ATGGCTCACCGACGGTGCTTGCATGCACTAAGCCGCCAAGCTGCAgctattttctctcttaaaacTCCTCAGCCTTCCCTCTCTAACCTCATATCCTTTAAAATCATAACTCGAACCCAGCACCAGTCCGACATTTCTTCAAAGTTTGGCACCTCTTGGAGCACCCCCTGGTCCTACTCTCGCCATTTTTGCTCTAACAAAAATGGTgatgacgacgacgacgacgacgacgaagacgaagacTACGAAACCGAAGCGAGTTCGGGTGAAGAGGAAGATGACGATACTGTCCCTCAGTTGCAGCGGCAGTACACTGTAGAGGAGAAAGAAGCTGAGGCCGCTGAGATCGGGTACAAATTGGTGGGACCACTTCAGAAATTGGAACGGGTTTTTAAACCTTACGAACCAGTTTTTGCTATTGTTCAG ATTGGGTCGCACCAGTTTAAGGTGAGCAATGGGGATTCGATATTTACTGAGAGATTAAAGTTCTGTGAAGTGAATGACAAG TTGATTTTGAACAAGGTTCTCTTGTTGGGTTCACAAAATCAAACTATCATAGGTAGGCCCATAGTACCAGATGCAACAGTTCATGCAATTGTTGAGGAGCAT gcATTAGATgcaaaagttattatttttaagaaaaagagaCGGAAGAATTACCGTCGTACTAAAGGACATCGCCAG GAGCTTACTAAGTTGAGAATAATTGATATTCAAGGAATTGAGAaaccagaaaaagaaaaggtagCAGTTGCTGAGTAG